Proteins encoded within one genomic window of Pygocentrus nattereri isolate fPygNat1 chromosome 7, fPygNat1.pri, whole genome shotgun sequence:
- the prpf18 gene encoding pre-mRNA-splicing factor 18 isoform X1 codes for MDILKAEIARKRKLIEDKELVDDSKKYFKQAELARKEEEEYYRRCGYKVAHEQPVTQMDKKEEEVTPSTSSNPVLELELTEEKLPMTLSRQEVIRRLRERGEPIRLFGETDYDAFQRLRKIEILAPEVNKGLRNDLKAAMDKIDQQYLNEIVGGQEAGDLDTQHDLKVHEENTTIEELEALGASLGTGDDVRDMDIIDKVLRFLLGVWAKDLNGREDHVKRSVQGKLASATQKQTESYLKPLFRKLRKKNLPADIKESITDIIKFMLEREYVKANDAYLQMAIGNAPWPIGVTMVGIHARTGREKIFSKHVAHVLNDETQRKYIQGLKRLMTICQKHFPTDPSKCVEYNAL; via the exons ATGGATATTCTGAAAGCGGAGATCGCGAGGAAGAGAAAACTGATAGAAGACAAAGAACTTGTGGAC GATTCAAAGAAGTACTTCAAACAAGCTGAGCTTGCCCGAAAGGAGGAGGAAGAATACTACAGAAGATGTGGTTACAAG gTTGCTCATGAACAGCCTGTGACTCAG ATGGACaaaaaggaggaggaggtcACCCCGTCCACTTCATCCAACCCTGTGTTAGAATTGGAGCTCACAGAGGAGAAGTTACCAATGACTTTGTCTCGACAGGAA GTAATTCGGCGTCTGAGGGAGCGCGGAGAGCCAATCCGTCTGTTTGGAGAGACCGATTATGACGCCTTCCAGAGACTCCGAAAGATTGAGATCTTAGCACCAGAAGTCAACAAG GGCTTGAGGAATGATTTGAAGGCTGCTATGGATAAGATTGATCAGCAGTACCTGAATGAGATTGTGGGTGGACAGGAGGCAGGAGATCTGGACACGCAGCATGATCTGAAAGTGCATGAGGAAAACACCACCATCGAGGAGTTGGAG GCTCTTGGGGCGTCTCTGGGCACTGGAGATGACGTAAGGGACATGGACATCATAGACAAAGTGCTGCGG TTCTTACTGGGTGTGTGGGCCAAGGACCTAAATGGCAGAGAAGACCATGTAAAGCGCAGTGTGCAAGGAAAGTTGGCCAGTGccacacaaaaacagacagaatcTTACCTCAAGCCTCTCTTCAGAAAACTACGCAAGAAG AACTTGCCTGCAGACATTAAGGAATCTATTACTGACATAATCAAGTTTATGCTGGAGAGAGAATATGTAAAG GCAAATGACGCATACCTACAGATGGCGATAGGGAATGCTCCATGGCCTATCGGTGTAACCATGGTGGGCATTCACGCTCGTACTGGCCGAGAGAAGATCTTCTCCAAACACGTTGCTCACGTTCTCAACGATGAAACCCAGAGAAAGTACATTCAG GGTCTGAAGAGGTTAATGACAATCTGTCAAAAGCATTTCCCCACAGACCCTTCAAAATGTGTGGAATACAACGCCCTCTAA
- the prpf18 gene encoding pre-mRNA-splicing factor 18 isoform X2 — protein MDILKAEIARKRKLIEDKELVDDSKKYFKQAELARKEEEEYYRRCGYKMDKKEEEVTPSTSSNPVLELELTEEKLPMTLSRQEVIRRLRERGEPIRLFGETDYDAFQRLRKIEILAPEVNKGLRNDLKAAMDKIDQQYLNEIVGGQEAGDLDTQHDLKVHEENTTIEELEALGASLGTGDDVRDMDIIDKVLRFLLGVWAKDLNGREDHVKRSVQGKLASATQKQTESYLKPLFRKLRKKNLPADIKESITDIIKFMLEREYVKANDAYLQMAIGNAPWPIGVTMVGIHARTGREKIFSKHVAHVLNDETQRKYIQGLKRLMTICQKHFPTDPSKCVEYNAL, from the exons ATGGATATTCTGAAAGCGGAGATCGCGAGGAAGAGAAAACTGATAGAAGACAAAGAACTTGTGGAC GATTCAAAGAAGTACTTCAAACAAGCTGAGCTTGCCCGAAAGGAGGAGGAAGAATACTACAGAAGATGTGGTTACAAG ATGGACaaaaaggaggaggaggtcACCCCGTCCACTTCATCCAACCCTGTGTTAGAATTGGAGCTCACAGAGGAGAAGTTACCAATGACTTTGTCTCGACAGGAA GTAATTCGGCGTCTGAGGGAGCGCGGAGAGCCAATCCGTCTGTTTGGAGAGACCGATTATGACGCCTTCCAGAGACTCCGAAAGATTGAGATCTTAGCACCAGAAGTCAACAAG GGCTTGAGGAATGATTTGAAGGCTGCTATGGATAAGATTGATCAGCAGTACCTGAATGAGATTGTGGGTGGACAGGAGGCAGGAGATCTGGACACGCAGCATGATCTGAAAGTGCATGAGGAAAACACCACCATCGAGGAGTTGGAG GCTCTTGGGGCGTCTCTGGGCACTGGAGATGACGTAAGGGACATGGACATCATAGACAAAGTGCTGCGG TTCTTACTGGGTGTGTGGGCCAAGGACCTAAATGGCAGAGAAGACCATGTAAAGCGCAGTGTGCAAGGAAAGTTGGCCAGTGccacacaaaaacagacagaatcTTACCTCAAGCCTCTCTTCAGAAAACTACGCAAGAAG AACTTGCCTGCAGACATTAAGGAATCTATTACTGACATAATCAAGTTTATGCTGGAGAGAGAATATGTAAAG GCAAATGACGCATACCTACAGATGGCGATAGGGAATGCTCCATGGCCTATCGGTGTAACCATGGTGGGCATTCACGCTCGTACTGGCCGAGAGAAGATCTTCTCCAAACACGTTGCTCACGTTCTCAACGATGAAACCCAGAGAAAGTACATTCAG GGTCTGAAGAGGTTAATGACAATCTGTCAAAAGCATTTCCCCACAGACCCTTCAAAATGTGTGGAATACAACGCCCTCTAA